The Thiosulfativibrio zosterae genome has a window encoding:
- the mutY gene encoding A/G-specific adenine glycosylase: MSEHFSKDLLAWYDQFGRHDLPWQTDMTPYRVWVSEIMLQQTQVQTVIPYYLKFMASFPSVLDLANASQEAVLAHWSGLGYYARGRNLHRTAQIIRDEYGGQFPADFDTVVSLPGIGRSTAGAILALAFKQRYAILDGNVKRVLCRYDAIDSWSGLPKTHEALWQRADSLTPLERFDDYTQAIMDLGATLCKRSRPMCERCPVAAGCVALKENRVKFFPVSKPKAEKPTRETLMLVCRNAQGQIALQQRPQTGIWGGLWSLPEFNDEESLRNALANTYCEADLVEWPKFKHTFTHYHLWITPYYWCLSDSLDGLSQSNWVWFDLSQAFALGLPAPVRKILENGDYYV; the protein is encoded by the coding sequence ATGTCTGAACACTTTTCAAAAGATCTACTCGCCTGGTACGACCAGTTTGGCCGCCATGATTTACCTTGGCAAACCGATATGACACCTTATCGAGTTTGGGTGTCGGAGATTATGTTGCAACAAACCCAAGTGCAAACGGTTATTCCTTATTACTTAAAATTTATGGCATCTTTTCCCAGCGTGTTAGATTTGGCCAATGCCTCTCAAGAAGCGGTTTTGGCGCACTGGTCTGGGTTGGGTTATTACGCACGGGGGCGCAACTTACATCGCACCGCACAAATTATTCGCGATGAATATGGGGGGCAGTTTCCGGCAGATTTTGATACGGTGGTTTCTTTGCCCGGAATTGGTCGTTCAACAGCCGGAGCAATTTTAGCCTTGGCATTTAAGCAGCGTTATGCCATTTTGGATGGTAATGTTAAGCGAGTGCTGTGCCGTTATGATGCTATTGACAGTTGGTCGGGCTTGCCTAAAACGCATGAAGCTTTATGGCAAAGAGCAGATTCCTTAACGCCACTAGAGCGTTTTGATGACTATACCCAAGCCATTATGGATTTGGGTGCTACGCTTTGTAAGAGAAGCCGGCCGATGTGTGAGCGTTGTCCGGTTGCGGCAGGGTGTGTGGCGCTTAAAGAAAATCGAGTGAAGTTCTTTCCTGTGTCAAAACCTAAGGCTGAAAAACCAACCCGTGAAACCCTAATGTTGGTCTGTCGAAATGCTCAGGGACAGATTGCATTGCAGCAACGACCTCAAACGGGTATTTGGGGCGGCTTGTGGAGTTTGCCTGAGTTTAACGATGAAGAAAGTTTGCGTAATGCGTTAGCCAACACCTATTGTGAAGCAGATTTGGTAGAATGGCCGAAGTTTAAGCATACCTTTACCCATTATCACTTATGGATTACCCCTTATTATTGGTGCTTGAGTGATTCTTTAGACGGTTTGTCGCAGTCAAATTGGGTTTGGTTTGATTTATCACAAGCGTTCGCTTTAGGGTTGCCGGCGCCTGTCAGAAAAATTTTAGAAAATGGAGATTATTATGTCTAG
- a CDS encoding ParB/RepB/Spo0J family partition protein: protein MSKKRGMGLRGVNALIGGKQKTEANVSDMRIEKIAIGDLVPGIYQPRYKFAEEALNELADSIKVQGIVQPIIVKLVDGHYEIIAGERRWRAAKIAGLEKVPVVVRQADNQATLAMGLIENMQREDLNPIEVAVGLKRLMQEFELTQQEVADAVGRSRSGVTNLLRLLKLPEMIQEWLHDGLLTMGHARCIITFPQEIQLELAQKAIDRNWSVREIERAAQEILTPRVIKKKPLSEVQQKLLDRQTHISEKIGSACKIQHRDNGKGRLEINYSSLEDLERILQTLQLAR from the coding sequence ATGTCGAAAAAACGAGGAATGGGTTTGCGTGGCGTCAATGCATTAATAGGTGGCAAGCAGAAAACAGAAGCCAATGTGTCGGATATGCGCATAGAAAAGATTGCGATAGGTGATCTAGTGCCTGGCATTTACCAGCCGCGTTATAAGTTTGCAGAAGAAGCCTTGAATGAATTGGCGGACTCTATAAAAGTTCAAGGCATTGTACAGCCAATCATTGTGAAATTAGTCGATGGACACTACGAAATTATTGCGGGTGAGCGTCGTTGGCGAGCTGCCAAAATTGCAGGCCTAGAAAAAGTCCCAGTTGTGGTGCGCCAAGCAGACAATCAAGCGACTCTAGCGATGGGCTTGATTGAAAATATGCAGCGTGAAGACCTTAATCCGATTGAAGTTGCGGTGGGGTTAAAGCGACTCATGCAAGAATTTGAATTGACCCAGCAAGAAGTTGCGGACGCTGTTGGGCGTTCGCGTTCTGGTGTCACCAACTTATTGCGCTTGCTAAAGTTACCAGAAATGATTCAAGAATGGTTACATGACGGATTGCTAACGATGGGTCATGCAAGATGCATTATTACTTTTCCACAAGAAATACAATTGGAGTTGGCACAAAAAGCCATTGATCGTAATTGGTCGGTCAGAGAAATTGAGCGTGCGGCTCAAGAAATTTTAACGCCCAGGGTCATTAAGAAAAAGCCATTGAGTGAGGTGCAGCAAAAGTTACTTGATAGACAAACCCATATTTCAGAAAAAATTGGTTCAGCTTGTAAAATCCAACATCGTGATAATGGCAAAGGCCGTTTAGAAATAAATTATTCCTCACTTGAAGATTTGGAAAGAATTTTACAAACCCTGCAATTGGCTCGTTGA
- a CDS encoding AsmA family protein, with protein MTYQTRVWIQRFTLVSMVLPLLVALGFVSAMLFMDFNQYKPQLVKLISDKTGYQARIDGDLKVGLLPFSLTLHEVGIKNPAGFHAPDLAAIEAVQVQLSLWALFVDKTLRLQGVELEGAHLNLEMLVDGKSNWQGIKSLSFLTDDAAKQQKVSLGLEPLAEGLRYAAVADQEVPLAAPAPSPEQSLINFWMFDSLTLHNSQVLFQVYEAGLPEPKQMVLSNIDLMAFDVAPNKPFQSSLSMTLHSSDLPQTWHLEGLTTLNVDASLKTWQFNNWNARIRLNLPAEMQVPEMHLTSEGEALRLDFAQQRWVLQKGLMTMSPAKVALDMQGRWGLEGFYEGHLKAENFNVPKWLRHIGLPSLNFVNDKALTQVAGEFDFKANAEESSLRNLALTVDGATLVGQVWQNQDASKTSKTLGFDLDINDLDMDIYQVRHIQAAKEGADKSAASNAQSNAKDDKALPSAAQSTEVLNATYLPLALPIETLRSLNAQGQLTLGKLKIWQHRFEAVDIHVSAKEGQLALAPLDAQMYQGQLQSKLQLDVSGKTPAYVWQGKMKGLDLSAFLQEGWQNAQVSGVYDGYFDLRTQGVNAQLLRQNMNGQFSAYVKQGAVKGIDLNKLLSGQTSGAKDATAFKELVVDGKIKNGIYGLQKLTLISDRFKGSGFGQVDLVSGAVKAQVNGLVITPPPSLPNLAGMEVPIQLQGPLAKVRWSVDLKGLLNHPGNQERLLKEVSRLFES; from the coding sequence ATGACTTATCAAACACGCGTATGGATTCAACGCTTTACCTTGGTTTCCATGGTTTTACCTTTATTAGTTGCACTGGGATTTGTCAGTGCCATGCTATTTATGGACTTTAATCAATATAAACCACAGCTGGTGAAGTTGATTTCGGATAAAACTGGCTATCAAGCCCGAATTGATGGCGACTTAAAAGTTGGGCTACTGCCGTTTTCACTGACCTTGCATGAAGTGGGCATAAAAAATCCTGCAGGCTTTCATGCGCCAGATTTGGCAGCCATTGAAGCGGTTCAAGTGCAGCTGTCTTTGTGGGCATTATTTGTGGATAAGACCTTGCGATTGCAAGGGGTCGAGTTGGAAGGCGCGCATCTTAATTTAGAGATGTTAGTGGACGGCAAAAGCAATTGGCAAGGCATAAAGTCTTTGAGCTTTTTGACAGATGATGCCGCAAAACAACAAAAAGTGTCTTTAGGATTAGAGCCTTTGGCAGAAGGTTTGCGTTATGCTGCTGTGGCAGATCAAGAAGTGCCTTTAGCTGCGCCTGCGCCATCACCTGAGCAGTCTTTAATTAATTTTTGGATGTTCGATAGCCTAACCCTGCACAACAGTCAGGTGTTGTTTCAAGTGTATGAAGCGGGTTTGCCAGAGCCTAAACAGATGGTTTTGAGTAACATTGATTTGATGGCTTTTGATGTAGCACCCAATAAACCTTTTCAATCGTCCTTGTCTATGACCTTGCACTCGAGTGATTTGCCGCAGACTTGGCACTTGGAAGGCTTAACCACTTTAAATGTGGATGCGTCACTTAAAACATGGCAGTTTAATAATTGGAACGCCAGAATACGCCTGAATTTGCCCGCTGAGATGCAAGTGCCAGAAATGCATTTAACTTCTGAGGGCGAGGCTTTGCGCTTGGATTTTGCGCAACAGCGCTGGGTGCTACAAAAAGGACTCATGACCATGAGCCCTGCAAAGGTCGCTTTGGATATGCAAGGTCGTTGGGGCTTGGAAGGTTTTTATGAAGGACATTTAAAAGCCGAGAACTTTAATGTGCCGAAATGGTTGCGCCATATTGGTTTGCCATCGTTAAACTTTGTGAATGACAAGGCCTTAACCCAGGTAGCGGGTGAATTTGATTTTAAAGCCAATGCCGAAGAAAGTAGCTTGCGCAATTTAGCCTTAACGGTGGATGGCGCTACTTTGGTAGGACAGGTTTGGCAGAATCAGGACGCTAGTAAAACTTCTAAAACCCTTGGGTTTGACTTGGATATTAATGATTTGGATATGGATATTTATCAAGTCAGACATATCCAAGCGGCTAAAGAGGGTGCGGACAAATCAGCCGCTTCTAATGCTCAGTCAAACGCTAAAGATGACAAGGCATTACCCAGTGCAGCGCAATCAACAGAAGTCTTAAATGCAACCTATTTGCCCTTAGCCTTGCCGATTGAAACTTTGAGAAGTTTAAATGCGCAAGGTCAGTTGACACTGGGTAAATTAAAAATTTGGCAGCATCGTTTTGAAGCGGTTGATATTCATGTTTCTGCAAAAGAGGGGCAGTTGGCTTTAGCGCCTTTAGATGCGCAGATGTATCAAGGGCAACTCCAGTCTAAGTTGCAATTGGATGTGAGCGGTAAAACGCCCGCTTATGTTTGGCAAGGTAAAATGAAAGGCTTAGATTTGAGTGCCTTTTTACAAGAAGGTTGGCAGAACGCTCAGGTTTCGGGTGTTTATGACGGATATTTTGATTTAAGAACTCAGGGGGTTAACGCTCAGTTATTGCGTCAAAATATGAACGGACAATTTTCGGCCTATGTTAAGCAGGGCGCGGTTAAAGGCATCGATTTGAATAAGCTGTTGTCTGGCCAAACTTCGGGCGCAAAAGATGCCACGGCCTTTAAAGAGTTGGTGGTGGATGGCAAAATTAAAAATGGCATCTATGGTTTGCAAAAACTGACTTTAATCAGTGACCGCTTTAAAGGATCAGGGTTTGGTCAGGTGGATTTGGTGTCTGGCGCAGTGAAAGCACAGGTGAACGGTTTGGTGATAACACCACCGCCCAGCTTACCGAATTTGGCCGGCATGGAAGTGCCCATTCAGTTGCAAGGTCCTTTGGCTAAAGTGCGGTGGTCGGTTGATTTAAAAGGGTTGTTAAATCATCCGGGTAATCAAGAGAGATTATTAAAAGAAGTCAGTCGTTTGTTTGAATCTTAG
- the mnmG gene encoding tRNA uridine-5-carboxymethylaminomethyl(34) synthesis enzyme MnmG: protein MNSSSMVNYEVIVVGGGHAGTEAALASARMGVKTLLLTHNIDTLGQMSCNPAIGGIGKGHLVKEIDALGGAMALAIDQSGIQFRTLNASKGPAVRATRAQADRVLYRQAIRQKLENQPNLTIFQQPVEDVIMSGEQICGVETKMGLKFFAQQVVLTVGTFLAGKIHIGLQNYEGGRAGEQPAMRLAARLRELNLPVGRLKTGTPPRIDARTVNFDAMQVQPGDDPAPVFSYLGTPDMHPQQMPCWITYTNEQTHEFIMNSLDQSPMYSDAGEIDSIGPRYCPSIEDKVMRFADKNRHQVFIEPEGLTSNELYPNGISTSLPFSTQMQIINSMKGLEHAKIMRPGYAIEYDFFDPRGLRPTLETQAIQGLYFAGQINGTTGYEEAGAQGLMAGMNAALRAQQKDQWYPRRDEAYMGVLVDDLITLGTKEPYRMFTSRAEYRLSLREDNADQRLTTMGRELGLVDDERWRAFESKMATLGEEVQRLKTTWIYPAHPEAKQAEALMDLPLSKEQNLFDLLKRPKVTYQSLATLSMFGEGLVRQDVIDQIEVEAKYAGYILRQQEEIDKLRRSESVLIPEHLDLDAISGLSNEVKQKLRDHKPANIGMASRISGITPAAISLLLISIKKQRGAKVLNAEQAS from the coding sequence ATGAATAGCAGCAGTATGGTTAATTATGAAGTCATTGTTGTCGGTGGTGGTCATGCCGGTACAGAAGCGGCTTTGGCTTCTGCGCGCATGGGCGTGAAAACATTATTGCTCACCCACAATATAGATACGCTGGGCCAAATGTCTTGTAACCCTGCAATAGGCGGGATAGGTAAAGGCCACTTGGTGAAAGAAATCGACGCTTTAGGTGGCGCGATGGCTTTGGCGATTGATCAATCGGGTATTCAGTTTCGCACGCTCAATGCTTCTAAAGGGCCAGCGGTGCGCGCGACTCGTGCACAAGCTGACCGAGTGTTATATCGCCAAGCGATTCGCCAAAAGCTAGAAAATCAGCCAAATCTCACTATTTTTCAGCAGCCTGTTGAAGATGTCATTATGAGTGGCGAGCAGATTTGCGGTGTTGAAACCAAAATGGGTTTAAAGTTTTTTGCTCAGCAAGTGGTTTTGACGGTAGGTACTTTCTTAGCCGGTAAAATTCACATTGGCCTGCAAAATTACGAAGGCGGTCGCGCGGGTGAGCAACCTGCCATGCGTTTGGCGGCGCGTTTGCGAGAGCTCAATTTGCCGGTTGGGCGTTTAAAAACCGGCACGCCACCGCGCATTGATGCGCGTACGGTTAATTTTGATGCCATGCAAGTGCAGCCGGGCGATGATCCGGCGCCGGTGTTTTCGTATTTAGGTACGCCTGACATGCACCCACAACAAATGCCTTGCTGGATTACCTATACCAATGAACAAACCCACGAATTTATTATGAACTCGTTGGATCAATCGCCTATGTATTCTGATGCGGGTGAGATTGATTCCATTGGACCACGCTATTGCCCATCCATTGAAGATAAGGTGATGCGTTTTGCGGATAAAAATCGTCATCAGGTGTTTATTGAACCAGAAGGCTTAACTTCTAATGAGTTGTATCCAAATGGCATTTCCACCAGTTTGCCGTTCAGTACGCAAATGCAAATTATCAATTCGATGAAAGGGTTAGAACACGCCAAAATTATGCGCCCTGGTTATGCGATTGAGTATGACTTTTTTGACCCAAGAGGTTTGCGCCCAACCCTGGAAACTCAGGCGATTCAAGGCTTATATTTTGCCGGACAAATTAACGGCACCACTGGCTATGAAGAAGCCGGTGCACAAGGCTTAATGGCTGGCATGAATGCCGCCTTGCGTGCCCAGCAGAAAGACCAATGGTATCCGCGTCGAGATGAAGCCTATATGGGTGTGTTGGTGGATGACTTGATTACCTTGGGCACTAAAGAACCCTATCGTATGTTTACCTCGCGAGCCGAGTATCGTTTGAGTTTGCGTGAAGATAATGCTGACCAGCGTTTAACCACCATGGGCCGAGAATTAGGGTTGGTGGACGATGAACGTTGGCGTGCCTTTGAAAGCAAAATGGCAACGCTGGGCGAAGAAGTGCAACGTCTAAAAACTACATGGATTTACCCCGCACACCCAGAAGCGAAGCAGGCCGAAGCCTTAATGGATTTACCCTTGAGCAAAGAACAGAACTTATTTGATTTGCTCAAGCGCCCTAAAGTGACTTATCAATCTTTAGCAACCTTGAGTATGTTTGGTGAGGGCTTGGTTAGACAGGATGTGATTGATCAAATTGAGGTTGAAGCCAAATATGCAGGTTACATTTTGCGTCAGCAAGAAGAAATTGATAAGTTGCGCCGCTCAGAATCGGTTTTGATTCCAGAGCATTTAGATTTGGATGCGATTTCTGGATTATCAAACGAAGTGAAGCAAAAATTACGCGACCATAAACCTGCCAATATCGGGATGGCCTCTCGTATTTCGGGAATTACGCCGGCAGCCATTTCACTGTTGCTGATCAGTATCAAAAAACAGCGCGGTGCTAAGGTGTTGAATGCGGAGCAAGCCAGCTGA
- a CDS encoding ATP synthase subunit I, whose product MQVKNLSNTLKIQGILGLVMVVIFATQGSVWAAVYGLFIGLFNALLLGITFKKANEKSAENPKSGILVLYLSAVIRFILLAVLFILGLQLFKLDPLAVVLTFVVMQIGQVFNLKGKQRLTD is encoded by the coding sequence ATGCAAGTGAAAAATCTGAGTAACACCCTAAAAATACAAGGTATTTTAGGGTTGGTTATGGTTGTCATCTTTGCAACTCAAGGGTCGGTTTGGGCCGCAGTTTACGGACTGTTTATTGGGTTATTTAACGCATTGTTGCTGGGAATAACTTTTAAAAAGGCCAATGAGAAATCTGCTGAAAACCCTAAATCAGGGATTTTGGTTTTATATCTGAGTGCAGTTATTAGATTTATTCTATTGGCTGTGTTGTTTATTTTGGGGCTGCAACTTTTCAAGCTAGATCCCTTGGCTGTCGTGCTTACTTTTGTCGTAATGCAGATTGGTCAAGTTTTTAACTTGAAGGGTAAGCAGCGATTGACTGACTAA
- the trmB gene encoding tRNA (guanosine(46)-N7)-methyltransferase TrmB, giving the protein MTDSTPNTPEDNLSITESADKTRDLSHLTPDQLRIKSYVRRQGRLSAGQQTAIDTNWSQFGLEFEDKLLDFTELFGRTAPTILEIGFGMGASLAQMAEEHPENNYIGIEVHRPGVGALLKLVKEKGLTNIRVLNHDAIEVLAKQIPENSLSAVYLFFPDPWHKSRHKKRRIVQLEFAATLAKHLQPGGQFHMATDWEDYALHMMEVMSQAPDYTNLSGEGQYTPRPDYRPLTKFEQRGHRLGHGVWDLIFVKKAP; this is encoded by the coding sequence ATGACTGACTCAACGCCCAACACACCAGAAGACAACCTCTCCATCACAGAATCCGCAGACAAAACTCGCGACCTTTCTCATTTAACACCAGACCAACTGCGTATCAAAAGCTATGTGCGTCGCCAAGGCCGCTTATCCGCTGGACAACAAACTGCGATAGACACCAACTGGTCGCAATTTGGGTTAGAGTTTGAAGACAAGCTGTTGGATTTTACTGAACTGTTTGGCAGAACAGCGCCAACCATTTTAGAAATCGGTTTCGGCATGGGGGCTAGCTTGGCACAAATGGCTGAAGAACACCCTGAGAACAATTATATTGGGATTGAAGTCCACCGCCCTGGCGTAGGGGCTTTACTTAAGCTGGTAAAAGAAAAAGGGCTAACAAACATTCGTGTGCTTAACCATGATGCTATTGAGGTCTTAGCCAAACAAATCCCAGAAAACAGTCTTTCTGCGGTTTATTTATTTTTTCCAGACCCTTGGCACAAAAGCCGTCACAAAAAACGCCGAATTGTACAGCTAGAGTTTGCCGCCACTTTGGCAAAACATTTGCAACCTGGCGGACAATTTCACATGGCAACCGACTGGGAAGATTATGCACTACACATGATGGAAGTCATGAGCCAAGCGCCCGACTACACCAACTTGTCAGGCGAAGGCCAATACACCCCAAGACCGGATTATCGCCCGCTGACCAAATTCGAACAACGCGGCCATCGCTTAGGCCATGGCGTTTGGGATTTAATATTCGTTAAAAAAGCGCCTTAA
- a CDS encoding EAL and HDOD domain-containing protein encodes MSQLVDIYVGRQPIFDTSMRVFAYELLFRSGSEQNHAVILGGDTASAQVMMNVFGDLGLHEVVGEHKAFINFTEGLLLRENRPFFPRKQVVIEVLEDVKVTPKLISSLRALREAGFTIALDDYVFNPELTELESYADIIKVDILAVGPKRLVEHVVQLKEKGIRLLAEKVETREQFEFCKRIGFDYFQGYFFAKPKIIKGQRLPTNKLTVLELLSSVYDPNIDMHVLSKIISKDVALSQKLMKFASSLGNGRFELTSIHDAVMRFGMERLKSWSSMLVLSGVDDKPVELFITSLVRAKFCELVGAKVGDMSKDTYFTVGLFSTLDAVMDVSLEELLVQMKFDQRISKALLEQHGSLGICLKAVISIEKGEVGFELPRGLTATEVTRFYLEAMQFAESIDLA; translated from the coding sequence ATGTCTCAGTTAGTGGATATCTATGTTGGTCGTCAACCCATTTTCGACACGTCTATGCGCGTATTCGCCTATGAATTGTTGTTTCGAAGTGGCTCAGAGCAAAATCATGCCGTGATTTTAGGGGGCGATACCGCCTCAGCTCAAGTGATGATGAATGTGTTTGGTGACCTAGGTTTGCATGAAGTGGTCGGTGAGCACAAAGCCTTTATTAATTTTACAGAAGGCTTGTTGCTGAGAGAAAACCGCCCATTTTTCCCGCGTAAGCAAGTGGTGATTGAAGTATTGGAAGATGTTAAGGTCACCCCAAAACTGATTTCTTCTTTAAGAGCCTTGCGCGAAGCCGGGTTTACCATTGCATTAGATGACTATGTATTTAATCCGGAATTAACGGAGTTGGAATCTTATGCAGACATTATCAAGGTGGATATTTTAGCCGTAGGCCCCAAACGCCTAGTAGAGCATGTTGTTCAGCTCAAGGAAAAAGGCATACGCTTGTTGGCCGAAAAGGTTGAAACGCGTGAGCAATTTGAGTTTTGTAAGCGCATCGGATTTGATTATTTTCAAGGCTACTTTTTTGCCAAGCCAAAAATTATCAAAGGGCAGCGTCTGCCGACCAATAAGTTAACGGTGTTGGAGTTGTTGTCTTCTGTGTATGACCCTAATATTGATATGCATGTCTTGAGTAAGATTATCAGTAAAGATGTGGCGCTCAGTCAAAAGCTGATGAAGTTTGCTTCTTCTTTAGGTAATGGACGTTTTGAATTGACTTCTATCCATGATGCGGTCATGCGCTTTGGGATGGAGCGTCTCAAAAGCTGGTCGAGTATGTTGGTATTGTCTGGTGTGGATGATAAGCCAGTAGAATTATTTATTACCTCTTTAGTGCGTGCTAAGTTCTGTGAACTGGTGGGGGCAAAAGTAGGCGATATGTCTAAAGATACCTACTTTACCGTTGGATTATTTTCTACCTTAGATGCGGTGATGGATGTTTCTTTAGAAGAGTTATTGGTGCAAATGAAATTTGATCAACGCATCAGCAAGGCTTTGTTAGAGCAGCATGGCAGTTTAGGTATTTGTTTAAAGGCTGTGATCTCAATCGAAAAAGGCGAAGTGGGCTTTGAGTTGCCTAGAGGTTTAACGGCCACAGAAGTGACTCGGTTTTACTTAGAAGCCATGCAGTTTGCGGAGTCTATTGATTTAGCTTAG
- the rsmG gene encoding 16S rRNA (guanine(527)-N(7))-methyltransferase RsmG translates to MSNVLTELESAFEALNLPKNDQAWSKLAHYLALLQKWNQVYNLTAIRNPDEMLVKHIFDSLAVAPHVTSERLIDVGTGGGLPGIPLAILYPERQIDLLDSNSKKTRFLIQAKAELGLKNTQVYHCRVEEHQPVPLYDGIISRAFASLEDMLNLTSHLLAPDGCWWAMKSQRTQDELENLPDFAKMTQVIELQVPQLDAERTLIQLQKQSS, encoded by the coding sequence ATGTCGAATGTTTTAACGGAATTAGAATCCGCTTTTGAAGCCTTAAACTTGCCTAAAAATGACCAGGCCTGGTCAAAATTGGCACACTATTTAGCCCTTTTACAAAAGTGGAATCAAGTTTATAACCTCACGGCCATTCGAAATCCGGATGAAATGTTGGTTAAACATATCTTTGATAGCTTGGCTGTTGCGCCACATGTGACCAGTGAGCGTTTAATAGATGTGGGTACGGGTGGTGGCTTACCCGGTATTCCGTTGGCTATTTTGTATCCTGAAAGACAAATTGATTTATTAGATAGTAACAGTAAAAAAACCCGTTTTTTAATCCAAGCAAAAGCTGAGTTGGGTTTAAAAAACACGCAAGTTTATCATTGTCGGGTTGAGGAGCATCAGCCTGTGCCACTTTATGATGGCATCATTTCACGCGCGTTCGCCTCTTTAGAAGATATGTTGAACTTAACGTCGCATTTATTGGCACCAGACGGTTGTTGGTGGGCAATGAAATCACAGCGCACCCAAGATGAACTTGAAAATCTGCCAGATTTTGCCAAAATGACGCAGGTGATTGAGTTGCAAGTGCCGCAATTGGATGCCGAAAGAACCTTAATTCAACTTCAAAAGCAGAGTAGTTAA
- a CDS encoding AtpZ/AtpI family protein: MTNTDHKNTGKQPPHKPALNFLLIGAGSMFTSMIVAGFLVGYALDEVFDTKPIFLLSCGLLGFIGGMQKIQRLLSKMDQLDPPKAKDASEKSE, translated from the coding sequence ATGACAAATACCGATCACAAGAATACGGGTAAGCAACCACCTCATAAACCTGCATTAAACTTTCTTTTGATTGGTGCGGGCTCTATGTTTACCAGTATGATTGTTGCTGGTTTTTTGGTGGGTTACGCCTTGGATGAGGTATTTGATACTAAACCAATATTTCTACTAAGCTGTGGATTGCTAGGATTTATTGGTGGAATGCAAAAAATTCAAAGACTCTTGAGTAAAATGGATCAACTTGATCCTCCGAAGGCAAAAGATGCAAGTGAAAAATCTGAGTAA
- a CDS encoding ParA family protein, with translation MGRVIAVANQKGGVGKTTTSVNLAAALARFEKKVLLIDMDPQGNSTVSLGIEKDDLQTSVLEVLVGESKIKEAILETHVENLFLMGSNSDLTAAEVALIDDDKGSLKLKKAIKKLKGEYDAIIIDCPPTLNMLTLNALAAADGLLVPVQCEYFALEGLSALMDTIQAVQQSLNSELTIDGLLRTMHDRRNNLANDVSNQLVEHFGMKVLQTIIPRNVRLAEAPSHGESILEYDIGSNGAVAYLALANELMRRTQI, from the coding sequence ATGGGAAGAGTTATTGCGGTTGCAAATCAAAAAGGTGGTGTGGGCAAAACCACCACCAGTGTCAATTTGGCTGCGGCTCTGGCAAGATTTGAAAAAAAGGTTTTGTTGATAGATATGGATCCACAGGGAAACTCCACTGTTTCTCTAGGTATTGAAAAGGATGACTTGCAAACATCAGTGTTAGAGGTGTTGGTTGGCGAATCTAAAATCAAAGAAGCCATTTTAGAAACCCATGTTGAAAATCTTTTTTTAATGGGTTCTAACAGCGACTTAACCGCTGCCGAAGTCGCGTTGATTGATGATGATAAGGGTTCTTTGAAGCTGAAAAAAGCCATCAAAAAACTCAAAGGCGAATATGACGCCATCATTATCGATTGTCCGCCCACTTTAAATATGTTGACCTTGAATGCGCTAGCGGCTGCGGATGGTTTGCTTGTGCCGGTGCAGTGCGAGTATTTTGCCTTGGAAGGGCTATCGGCCTTAATGGACACTATTCAAGCGGTGCAGCAATCTTTAAATTCAGAATTAACCATAGATGGTTTATTGCGCACTATGCATGATCGCCGTAATAATTTAGCCAATGATGTTTCCAATCAATTGGTTGAGCACTTTGGCATGAAAGTTTTGCAAACCATTATTCCTAGAAATGTCAGGTTGGCCGAAGCGCCGAGTCATGGCGAATCTATTTTAGAATATGACATAGGGTCTAATGGTGCTGTGGCCTATCTAGCATTGGCCAATGAGTTAATGCGTAGAACGCAAATATAG
- a CDS encoding oxidative damage protection protein, with product MSRKVICSKMGEELDGLDFAPFPGELGQKIYESVSKEAWKQWLAQQTILINEYRLSSLDKKAQIFLKEEMQKFLFSGEEVAMPKEFNAI from the coding sequence ATGTCTAGAAAAGTTATTTGTAGCAAGATGGGAGAGGAATTGGATGGTTTGGATTTTGCCCCATTTCCGGGTGAGTTAGGCCAAAAGATTTATGAAAGTGTTTCTAAAGAAGCATGGAAGCAATGGTTGGCTCAACAAACAATTTTGATTAATGAATATCGTTTATCCAGTCTGGATAAAAAAGCGCAGATTTTCTTAAAAGAAGAAATGCAAAAATTCTTATTCAGTGGTGAAGAAGTCGCTATGCCAAAAGAGTTTAATGCGATTTAA